The following are encoded in a window of Haematobia irritans isolate KBUSLIRL unplaced genomic scaffold, ASM5000362v1 scaffold_16, whole genome shotgun sequence genomic DNA:
- the LOC142242451 gene encoding putative ATP-dependent RNA helicase DDX43 yields the protein MIYGEGNRHERIGCVGDEAHRILDMGFEPQIRKISLDIRPDKQPVMTSARSPTFYRRLFEQSHTDSISGEVNNLIATDIASCDLVIEDITHVINFQFRNIEEYSNSAMFSYRTRSDWGIASELIPIPEEAGQDTPSGSRPWQNLLLKPKNALLKKHINLIERNVVE from the exons atgatttatggagaaGGCAATCGCCATGAACGaattggatgtgttggag atgaagctcatcgtattttggatatgggttttgaacctcagattcggaagatatcattggatatacggcccgataaacaacccgtaatgacaagtgctaggagtccgacattttaccgacggttatttgaacaatcccataccg ataGTATCTCTGGTGAAGTAAACAATCTTATAGCAACTGATATCGCCTCATGTGACCTGGTCATAGaagatataacccatgtcatcaatttccagttccgaaatatcgaagaatacagtaacagtgctatgtttagttatagaactcgatccgattggggcatagcatcggaattaattcctatacctgaagaagctggtcagGATACACCATCTGGCTCCCGACCATGGCAgaaccttttgctaaaaccaaagaacgctctgctgaagaagcacataaatttaatcgAACGCAATGTGGTAGAGTAG